In one Magallana gigas chromosome 7, xbMagGiga1.1, whole genome shotgun sequence genomic region, the following are encoded:
- the LOC136270289 gene encoding uncharacterized protein — protein MESFPVEIYEGLQHMSESVFVGLCEILGTSQQVTLRRETEDITDMMKRRLITYDENIEMLSGSQREGFRLYESDVDVMYWQNNQRVIMDMSQSEYYNTGNTTLILSDSSESPPGFTLLQLLTPTTRDIQSACVRMNDRVYISSSMYRQLTCSIAIPNSTVHGPCGSGNIAGRVEYDTAHCFVSDFWPLSASSWINRCHTWPDPEVVNDIVKNGCHFVAIGHPFGPLEYEEWRISFSRAEYKCVSAMNHSQFLTYGLLKLFLKEVINQQSEETNKLLCFYHMKTTIFWAIQQNTLPHWCPQNFLAGFWVCFKLLLKWVYEGICPNFFIPQNNLFLTKINGSAQTRLFLQLHELYKKGLACLLQSSSIRSYIIDVLYNPRAFVCTDESLVFMSELDFDVELFNKMNTGTNIVSDKHQCIKTIHLIEQWVDSRLTHCQVVMLQRLTASVLQTTAFILHNMYTNTGVNKQMYIADKMSCHMLKLAAKFGCISDMMYNAMYYYKTLRYREALSVIEMTKVKLAQPYLMYRRRVDRERYIEALGGQSWSLKMRQAVAWDIKLDNYTVFYISELIPEQQSAIKNRWPTLYIPVFVMLHFLEFLCYRHIDTTLSQAALDELQVLVHHNQGRYVHYLCRDIYWEILGICQQMTGNLQAALYSYQRSLTQYQWNKIQGATQRRIQDMIQSTPYQ, from the exons ATGGAGTCTTTCCCAGTTGAAAT ATATGAGGGACTCCAGCACATGTCAGAGTCAGTGTTTGTGGGACTGTGTGAGATACTGGGGACCTCACAACAGGTGACCCTCAGGAGGGAAACAGAGGATATCACAGATATGATGAAGAGACGATTGATTACTTATGATGAGAACATTGAGATGTTGAGTGGAAGTCAGAGAGAAGGGTTCAGGCTGTATGAATCAGATGTGGACGTAATGTACTGGCAAAACAACCAACGAGTGATCATGGACATGTCTCAGTCTGAGTATTACAACACAGGCAATACAACCTTGATTCTCTCTGACAGTTCTGagagtccaccaggattcacTCTACTTCAGTTACTGACACCAACAACCAGAGACATTCAATCAGCATGTGTCAGAATGAATGACAGAGTCTATATATCTAGTTCTATGTACAGACAGTTAACTTGTTCTATAGCAATACCTAATTCTACTGTACATGGCCCCTGTGGTAGTGGTAATATAGCAGGGAGAGTAGAATATGACACTGCTCACTGTTTTGTTTCTGACTTTTGGCCTCTGTCTGCCTCCTCATGGATAAACAGATGTCACACATGGCCTGATCCTGAAGTTGTCAATGACATTGTCAAAAATGGGTGTcactttgtagcaataggacacCCATTTGGACCCCTTGAATATGAAGAatggagaatttctttttcacgAGCAGAGTATAAATGTGTATCAGCAATGAACCACAGCCAGTTTTTGACTTATGGATTGTTAAAGCTGTTCCTAAAAGAAGTTATCAATCAACAATCAGAAGAAACCAATAAACTGCTGTGTTTCTATCACATGAAGACAACAATTTTCTGGGcaattcaacaaaacacactacCTCACTGGTGTCCACAAAATTTCCTAGCCGGTTTCTGGGTCTGCTTTAAACTCCTCCTTAAATGGGTGTACGAGGGAATCTGTCCTAACTTTTTCATCCCACAAAACAACCTGTTTCTGACAAAGATCAATGGCTCAGCACAAACCAGACTGTTCCTACAGTTACATGAATTGTACAAGAAAGGTCTAGCCTGTCTGTTACAGAGTTCCTCTATCAGGTCCTACATCATTGATGTCCTGTACAATCCTAGAGCTTTTGTTTGTACAGATGAAAGTTTGGTGTTTATGTCTGAACTTGATTTTGATGTAGAACTTTTCAACAAAATGAATACTGGGACTAATATTGTATCAGATAAACACCAGTGTATAAAAACCATACACTTGATAGAGCAGTGGGTAGATTCACGCCTTACACACTGTCAAGTTGTCATGTTACAGAGACTTACAGCCTCTGTCCTTCAGACCACTGCAtttatattacacaacatgtacACTAATACAGGTGTTAACAAACAGATGTATATTGCAGATAAAATGTCCTGTCACATGCTGAAATTAGCAGCCAAGTTTGGGTGTATTTCTGACATGATGTATAAtgccatgtattattacaagacaCTCAGATACAGGGAAGCTTTATCTGTTATAGAGATGACAAAGGTAAAGTTAGCACAGCCATATCTGATGTATAGGAGACGTGTAGACAGAGAGAGGTATATTGAGGCTCTAGGGGGACAGTCCTGGTCTTTAAAGATGAGACAGGCTGTAGCATGGGATATCAAACTTGACAACTACACAGTCTTTTATATCAGTGAACTAATACCAGAACAACAGTCTGCTATTAAGAATAGGTGGCCTACATTATATATCCCAGTGTTTGTAATGTTACACTTCCTAGAGTTCTTGTGTTACAGACACATTGATACAACATTATCACAAGCAGCTCTAGATGAGCTACAAGTCCTAGTCCACCATAATCAGGGACGGTATGTACATTATCTATGCAGAGACATCTACTGGGAgatcctggggatctgtcaacagatgACAGGGAACCTCCAGGCTGCTCTATACTCTTACCAACGGTCACTCACACAATATCAATGGAACAAAATACAAGGTGCTACACAGAGGAGAATTCAGGATATGATTCAGTCAACACCATACCAGTAA